One Coregonus clupeaformis isolate EN_2021a chromosome 33, ASM2061545v1, whole genome shotgun sequence DNA window includes the following coding sequences:
- the si:ch211-51e12.7 gene encoding formin-like protein 20 isoform X1: MRKMDADTEQVTDNTETSRDASEEPISENKSRGRGGFKGRGQGFRIGRGGMRGGRGLMMKGFGPPGRGRGDRGRGGDMNGFGPMRRGMGRMRPYPDMRGRRGGRGALMGRGGPMGRGCPIGRGGPMGRGSPMGRGGPMGMGPPPPPPMHLRGPYPPMHRHGPPPPPPLGHPGFRGHPPYPRGRGMPPGPPRHFHPRGPRGYHNGPASPPHHPPPGRGQRWPGPPGGRRF, from the exons ATGAGAAAG ATGGACGCAGATACAGAGCAGGTGACGGACAACACAGAAACTTCCCGAGATGCATCTGAGGAGCCCATATCAGAAAACAAATCCAG GGGTCGTGGTGGGTTCAAAGGGCGTGGCCAGGGGTTCCGGATTGGCCGAGGAGGCATGCGTGGTGGGCGGGGCCTGATGATGAAAGGATTTGGCCCACCCGGACGAGGCAGGGGGGATAGAGGACGGGGTGGGGACATGAATGGGTTTGGACCCATGAG gagagggatggggaggatgCGGCCGTACCCAGACATGAGGggcaggagaggaggaaggggcgCTCTGATGGGGAGGGGCGGTCCGATGGGGAGGGGTTGTCCGATAGGGAGGGGAGGGCCTATGGGAAGGGGCAGTCCTATGGGGAGAGGCGGACCTATGGGCATGGgtcctcctccacccccacccATGCACCTGAGAGGCCCCTACCCACCAATGCACAG acacggCCCCCCTCCGCCTCCCCCCCTGGGCCACCCTGGCTTTAGAGGGCACCCCCCATACCCCAGAGGAAGAGGCATGCCCCCCGGACCTCCACGCCACTTCCACCCCAGGGGCCCCAGAGG CTACCACAATGGACCAGCTTCTCCTCCTCATCACCCCCCACCTGGCAGAGGCCAGAGGTGGCCAGGGCCCCCTGGTGGCCGACGGTTTTAA
- the mrps10 gene encoding probable 28S ribosomal protein S10, mitochondrial, with product MAAPMVVGRNIRTFARIFVGVSQSRPIGLNACRYHGRSTLFRPLQLTAACLHTGTFSSSLPSSVIVTEEPDTLYQKVSVLVKGHDKAVLDSYEFFAILAAKELGVTLGKVFEPPKNIERLTLLKSVHIFKKHRVQYEMRTHYRCIELSRVTGSTAQVYLEYIQRNLPEGVAMEVTKTSMEKVPEHILEPMWNDPPTEEKPSQ from the exons ATGGCGGCCCCCATGGTAGTCGGTCGAAATATTCGCACCTTCGCAAGGATATTCGTAGGAGTCTCACAATCG CGACCAATAGGATTGAACGCTTGCAGATATCATGGGAGATCTACATTATTTCG CCCTCTCCAGTTGACTGCAGCCTGCCTCCACACTGgaaccttctcttcctctcttccctcatct GTGATTGTCACAGAGGAGCCAGACACGCTGTACCAGAAGGTGTCTGTGCTGGTTAAGGGCCATGACAAAGCAGTCCTGGACAGCTATGAGTTCTTCGCCATCCTGGCTGCCAAAGAGCTGGGAGTCACTCTGGGCAAAGT ATTTGAGCCTCCAAAGAACATTGAGCGGCTGACACTTCTGAAATCTGTCCACATCTTCAAGAAACACAGGGTCCAGTACGAAATGAGGACGCACTACCGCTGCATAGAG CTCTCTCGTGTGACTGGATCCACTGCACAGGTGTACCTGGAATACATACAGAGGAATCTGCCTGAGGGTGTGGCCATGGAGGTGACCAAG ACCTCCATGGAGAAGGTTCCAGAGCATATCCTGGAACCTATGTGGAACGACCCGCCCACAGAAGAGAAGCCCAGCCAATAA
- the LOC121548792 gene encoding flap endonuclease GEN homolog 1: MGVHDLWSILGPVREAVPLYSLTGKTLAVDLSLWVVEAQHVQAMMGKVTKPHLRNLFFRVSSLTLMGVKLVFVMEGEAPKLKAETMSNRTDMRFRGLKKSAPKKTTTKTNNRGHFNAVLRECAEMLDCLGVPWVTAAGEAEAMCAFLDAQGLVDGCITNDGDAFLYGAQTVYRNFNMNTKDPQVDCYRTSRVQTELQLARETLVGLAILLGCDYIPKGIPGVGKEQALKLIQTLKGQTLLQRFSQWREEGVGVPEWILKKVPHCNLCRHPGSAKTHERSGCVLCDSKHFCEPQDYDYECPCDWHRCEQTRQASSTEANIRKKTLASDKFPFTEIINEFLVDKDKPVHNFKWRTPNMLLTQNFAYDKMEWPKHYTSEKVLVLMTYTELMNRKHGRATSSQIKPLRIWKPRVRNAIASFEIIWSKPDHYVFPEDHPGDSQDEVRTVEEEALFRLAYPHVVELYLREKAEAENKTKKKKPRSKKDKPSDPCDVSDLLDKMSLHSSTADNNTQQPSATAAAPTITTITPSNNSVLVLEGPESESPKKGLDPGKDHPRLEVRLGAQIQKVMSSPSFTSSGKIPEAAASSPSVSMVMDALHLSDIDWESQSFTSSPPPQAASARTATDPKSVQTTDDGVKERITKQGPSTDLRAAEAVPGPCYIECSLRDRVLMRNTRKSVNMVDNDDVTTIHVNSQSAPLDFIDSNNSGPKPMALIPIKSSNDSKPSEQPLVCGTKATLVDKGQSIALARKPQPAHHSSKPSSVNSTQTGPVTSTQTSPVTATQTGLVTATQTGLVTATQTGPVTATQTQRARQHGAGEPKPPQKYRFVKKAISSSSALLQRSHSEPGDTQPGRDDRNMKSHQETKKSVCASMCSSSEDSDTENQCRGGVQIRAKVKPKSRPRCQYLTDYSLKPTTTTKAVWDTVTAQPLRPRAASDSMGEQPILGSSVSTLGKCQDVPPIRVDDDIVFIPSPVSPVTVSDGDDSVICSKSPLPLAERVRLKFLK; this comes from the exons ATGGGTGTGCACGACCTGTGGTCCATTCTGGGGCCGGTTCGGGAGGCGGTGCCGTTGTACAGCCTCACGGGAAAGACCCTGGCCGTGGACCTTAGCCTGTGGGTCGTCGAGGCCCAGCACGTCCAAGCAATGATGGGGAAAGTCACCAAACCTCACCTCCG GAATCTGTTTTTCAGAGTATCCTCTCTCACACTGATGGGGGTAAAGCTCGTTTTTGTCATGGAGGGAGAGGCCCCTAAACTCAAAGCAGAGACCATGAGCAACAGGACAGACATGAGATTCAGGGGGTTAAAAAAGTCAGCCCCTAAAAAAACAACTACAAAGACCAACAACAGGGGGCACTTCAATGCTGTGCTGAGAGAG tgtgcaGAGATGCTGGACTGTCTGGGTGTCCCCTGGGTGACAGCGGCAGGGGAGGCAGAGGCCATGTGTGCCTTCCTGGATGCCCAGGGCCTGGTGGACGGCTGCATCACCAACGATGGAGATGCTTTTCTCTACGGAGCGCAGACCGTCTACAGAAACTTCAACATGAACACCAAG GATCCACAGGTGGATTGTTACAGGACTTCTAGGGTGCAAACAGAGCTGCAGCTAGCCAGGGAGACACTTGTGGGTCTGGCCATCCTTCTGGGCTGTGATTACATTCCTAAG GGTATACCAGGAGTTGGGAAAGAGCAAGCTCTAAAACTCATACAGACATTAAAAGGACAAACACTTCTACAAAG GTTCAGccagtggagggaggagggtgtgGGTGTGCCAGAGTGGATCCTAAAGAAGGTCCCTCACTGCAATCTGTGTCGCCATCCTG ggTCAGCCAAGACCCACGAGCGCagtggctgtgtgttgtgtgacAGCAAGCACTTCTGTGAGCCTCAAGACTATGACTACGAGTGTCCCTGTGACTGGCACCGCTGTGAGCAGACACGACAGGCCTCTTCAACAGAAGCCAACATCAGGAA GAAAACACTGGCAAGTGATAAGTTCCCTTTTACAGAG ATCATAAATGAATTTCTGGTAGACAAAGACAAGCCTGTCCACAATTTCAAATGGAGGACACCGAACATGCTATTAACGCAG AACTTTGCGTATGATAAGATGGAGTGGCCTAAGCACTATACCAGTGAAAAGGTTCTGGTCCTGATGACGTACACTGAGCTGATGAACAGAAAACATGGAAGAGCGACGTCGTCACAGATAAAACCACTACG TATATGGAAGCCAAGAGTGAGGAATGCAATCGCCAGCTTTGAAATCATCTGGAGTAAGCCAG ATCACTATGTGTTTCCTGAGGACCACCCTGGGGACAGCCAGGACGAGGTGAGGACGGTGGAGGAAGAGGCTCTGTTCCGCCTGGCCTACCCACACGTGGTGGAGCTGTACCTCAGGGAGAAGGCTGAGGCTGAGAACAAGACCAAGA AGAAGAAACCGAGGAGTAAGAAAGACAAGCCTTCGGATCCCTGTGATGTTTCTGACCTCCTGGACAAAATGTCGTTGCACAGTTCCACTGCTGACAACAACACCCAACAACCCTCTGCCACGGCAGCAGCACCGACCATTACAACCATTACACCAAGTAACAACTCAGTGTTGGTCCTGGAGGGTCCAGAGTCAGAGTCCCCAAAAAAGGGTCTGGATCCTGGTAAAGACCATCCCCGCTTAGAAGTACGTCTTGGAGCTCAGATACAGAAAGTGATGTCATCTCCGTCTTTCACTTCCTCTGGGAAGATTCCAGAAGCAGCGGCCTCCTCTCCGTCCGTTTCCATGGTGATGGATGCTCTTCACCTGAGTGACATCGACTGGGAGTCTCAGTCATTCACGTCCTCCCCGCCCCCGCAGGCTGCTAGCGCTCGCACTGCCACTGACCCCAAGTCAGTCCAAACCACAGATGATGGTGTCAAAGAAAGGATCACGAAACAGGGCCCCTCTACTGATCTCAGAGCAGCGGAGGCCGTACCAGGGCCGTGTTATATAGAGTGTTCGCTGAGGGACAGGGTCCTAATGAGAAACACCCGCAAGTCTGTGAACATGGTGGACAATGATGATGTCACCACCATACACGTAAACTCCCAGTCAGCACCCCTGGATTTCATTGATTCTAACAACAGCGGCCCTAAGCCAATGGCACTGATACCCATTAAAAGCAGCAATGACTCTAAGCCATCAGAACAGCCGCTGGTGTGTGGTACGAAAGCCACACTTGTTGATAAGGGCCAGAGCATTGCATTGGCCCGTAAGCCTCAACCTGCTCATCACAGCTCAAAACCTAGCTCAGTGAACTCAACACAAACAGGCCCAGTCACCTCAACACAAACAAGCCCAGTCACAGCAACACAAACAGGCCTAGTCACAGCAACACAAACAGGCCTAGTCACAGCAACACAAACAGGCCCAGTCACAGCAACACAAACACAAAGGGCTAGACAACATGGTGCCGGTGAACCAAAGCCTCCACAGAAGTACAGATTTGTAAAGAAGGCCATATCCTCTTCTTCCGCTCTGCTGCAAAGGAGCCACTCTGAACCTGGCGACACACAGCCTGGTCGGGATGACAGGAACATGAAGTCACATCAGGAAACCAAGAAGAGCGTGTGCGCCAGTATGTGTTCATCGAGCGAGGACAGCGACACAGAGAACCAGTGTCGGGGAGGAGTGCAGATCAGGGCCAAAGTCAAACCCAAAAGCAGGCCCAGGTGCCAATACCTCACAGACTACTCACTGAAACCCACCACCACTACAAAGGCAGTCTGGGACACAGTGACAGCACAGCCCCTCAGGCCTAGAGCTGCGTCTGACAGTATGGGTGAACAACCGATACTAGGCAGCTCCGTGTCTACTTTGGGGAAGTGCCAGGATGTTCCACCAATTAGAGTTGATGATGACATTGTGTTCATTCCAAGTCCCGTTTCCCCAGTGACTGTGTCTGATGGCGATGACTCAGTGATTTGCAGCAAGAGCCCACTGCCATTGGCAGAGAGGGTGAGGCTGAAGTTCCTGAAATGA
- the si:ch211-51e12.7 gene encoding formin-like protein 20 isoform X2, translating to MDADTEQVTDNTETSRDASEEPISENKSRGRGGFKGRGQGFRIGRGGMRGGRGLMMKGFGPPGRGRGDRGRGGDMNGFGPMRRGMGRMRPYPDMRGRRGGRGALMGRGGPMGRGCPIGRGGPMGRGSPMGRGGPMGMGPPPPPPMHLRGPYPPMHRHGPPPPPPLGHPGFRGHPPYPRGRGMPPGPPRHFHPRGPRGYHNGPASPPHHPPPGRGQRWPGPPGGRRF from the exons ATGGACGCAGATACAGAGCAGGTGACGGACAACACAGAAACTTCCCGAGATGCATCTGAGGAGCCCATATCAGAAAACAAATCCAG GGGTCGTGGTGGGTTCAAAGGGCGTGGCCAGGGGTTCCGGATTGGCCGAGGAGGCATGCGTGGTGGGCGGGGCCTGATGATGAAAGGATTTGGCCCACCCGGACGAGGCAGGGGGGATAGAGGACGGGGTGGGGACATGAATGGGTTTGGACCCATGAG gagagggatggggaggatgCGGCCGTACCCAGACATGAGGggcaggagaggaggaaggggcgCTCTGATGGGGAGGGGCGGTCCGATGGGGAGGGGTTGTCCGATAGGGAGGGGAGGGCCTATGGGAAGGGGCAGTCCTATGGGGAGAGGCGGACCTATGGGCATGGgtcctcctccacccccacccATGCACCTGAGAGGCCCCTACCCACCAATGCACAG acacggCCCCCCTCCGCCTCCCCCCCTGGGCCACCCTGGCTTTAGAGGGCACCCCCCATACCCCAGAGGAAGAGGCATGCCCCCCGGACCTCCACGCCACTTCCACCCCAGGGGCCCCAGAGG CTACCACAATGGACCAGCTTCTCCTCCTCATCACCCCCCACCTGGCAGAGGCCAGAGGTGGCCAGGGCCCCCTGGTGGCCGACGGTTTTAA
- the msgn1 gene encoding mesogenin-1 — protein MDNVSEDIANMDCDIEVVTSKMLSEWDWKTQERAFGNGHDSLESTSPESSFDSMCSSPEMSSSSTGHQSFGNVSYGLPGHSPTPCATLKQTKPKMSTKRRMKASEREKMRMRSLAEALHQLRDYLPPDYSKRGQPLTKIQTLKYTIEYINELSDILNHA, from the coding sequence ATGGATAACGTGTCTGAGGATATTGCTAACATGGATTGTGACATTGAAGTTGTTACCTCGAAAATGCTCTCTGAATGGGATTGGAAGACGCAGGAAAGGGCTTTTGGGAACGGGCATGATTCTCTTGAGTCCACCTCACCAGAATCATCATTCGATTCGATGTGCTCTTCGCCCGAGATGTCCTCAAGCTCAACTGGGCATCAGAGCTTCGGAAATGTATCCTATGGCTTACCAGGACACAGCCCGACTCCGTGCGCAACGCTGAAACAAACCAAACCAAAGATGTCGACCAAGAGACGCATGAAGGCGAGCGAGAGGGAGAAGATGCGAATGAGGAGCCTAGCAGAAGCTTTGCACCAGCTCCGCGACTACCTGCCTCCAGATTACAGTAAAAGGGGACAACCTCTGACCAAAATTCAAACTCTCAAATACACCATTGAGTATATAAATGAACTTTCGGACATCCTCAACCACGCATAA
- the si:ch211-51e12.7 gene encoding myosin heavy chain IB isoform X3: MRKMDADTEQVTDNTETSRDASEEPISENKSRGRGGFKGRGQGFRIGRGGMRGGRGLMMKGFGPPGRGRGDRGRGGDMNGFGPMRRGMGRMRPYPDMRGRRGGRGALMGRGGPMGRGCPIGRGGPMGRGSPMGRGGPMGMGPPPPPPMHLRGPYPPMHRHGPPPPPPLGHPGFRGHPPYPRGRGMPPGPPRHFHPRGPRGKEMERKSGSRGQSTFG, from the exons ATGAGAAAG ATGGACGCAGATACAGAGCAGGTGACGGACAACACAGAAACTTCCCGAGATGCATCTGAGGAGCCCATATCAGAAAACAAATCCAG GGGTCGTGGTGGGTTCAAAGGGCGTGGCCAGGGGTTCCGGATTGGCCGAGGAGGCATGCGTGGTGGGCGGGGCCTGATGATGAAAGGATTTGGCCCACCCGGACGAGGCAGGGGGGATAGAGGACGGGGTGGGGACATGAATGGGTTTGGACCCATGAG gagagggatggggaggatgCGGCCGTACCCAGACATGAGGggcaggagaggaggaaggggcgCTCTGATGGGGAGGGGCGGTCCGATGGGGAGGGGTTGTCCGATAGGGAGGGGAGGGCCTATGGGAAGGGGCAGTCCTATGGGGAGAGGCGGACCTATGGGCATGGgtcctcctccacccccacccATGCACCTGAGAGGCCCCTACCCACCAATGCACAG acacggCCCCCCTCCGCCTCCCCCCCTGGGCCACCCTGGCTTTAGAGGGCACCCCCCATACCCCAGAGGAAGAGGCATGCCCCCCGGACCTCCACGCCACTTCCACCCCAGGGGCCCCAGAGG GAAGGAAATGGAGAGAAAGTCTGGAAGCCGTGGTCAATCTACATTCGGTTGA